In Cucurbita pepo subsp. pepo cultivar mu-cu-16 chromosome LG04, ASM280686v2, whole genome shotgun sequence, the following are encoded in one genomic region:
- the LOC111792918 gene encoding glycine-rich protein DC7.1-like gives MSSNFIKAFAFLGLVLAIVVVDISSEVAARDLLQTKYSRGDNGSGSGVDDNPGCGNYIDSCRGHGPVGGCQHGCCGTKNGGRCSKCCSNVSEVGEFIKS, from the coding sequence atgagTTCCAATTTCATTAAGGCATTTGCTTTTCTGGGTCTTGTCTTGGCCATCGTCGTGGTCGACATCTCCTCAGAAGTGGCCGCAAGAGACCTTTTACAGACCAAGTATAGCCGAGGAGATAACGGCAGCGGCAGTGGCGTCGATGACAACCCCGGCTGTGGTAATTACATTGACAGTTGCAGGGGTCACGGTCCTGTTGGTGGTTGCCAGCATGGTTGCTGCGGCACCAAAAACGGCGGCCGGTGCAGCAAGTGCTGCAGCAATGTTAGTGAAGTTGGTGAATTCATCAAATCTTAA
- the LOC111792544 gene encoding glycine-rich protein DC7.1-like, whose translation MNSKAFIILGLLFAVVILLSSEEASATARGLKSVEEVVMETNGDGIEDDKRRFGGGHHGHRHHHRHHHRHRHHCRHGCSADEDVNEDPQAKPNN comes from the exons ATGAATTCTAAAGCTTTCATCATCCTCGGTCTCCTTTTCGCCGTTGTCATCCTCCTCTCCTCGGAGGAGGCTTCAGCTACCGCAAGAGGTCTAAAGAGCG TTGAAGAAGTCGTGATGGAGACTAACGGAGATGGAATCGAGGATGACAAGCGTCGTTTCGGGGGAGGCCACCATGGGCACAGACATCACCACAGGCACCACCACAGGCACCGCCACCATTGTCGTCACGGTTGCTCGGCTGATGAGGATGTTAATGAAGATCCACAAGCCAAGCCTAACAATTGA
- the LOC111792540 gene encoding glycine-rich protein DC7.1-like translates to MSSKAFVFLGLLFAFVLLISSNVAASDLAHTSVKTENVATMETNGVEDAKYGGYDRGYRRGRYDHGGHDGHGHGGYRCRHGWCRYRCCSYAGEVVEGAKP, encoded by the exons atgagCTCCAAGGCTTTTGTTTTCCTCGGCCTTCTTTTCGCCTTTGTTCTCCTCATCTCTTCGAACGTGGCTGCGAGCGACCTCGCACACACCTCGGTCAAGACCGAAAATG TGGCTACAATGGAGACCAATGGCGTAGAGGATGCCAAGTATGGAGGATATGATAGGGGCTACCGTCGTGGTCGCTACGACCATGGCGGCCATGATGGGCACGGTCATGGTGGCTACCGTTGCAGGCATGGTTGGTGCCGCTACCGGTGCTGCAGCTACGCCGGTGAAGTGGTGGAGGGTGCAAAGCCATAA
- the LOC111792919 gene encoding uncharacterized protein LOC111792919 yields MSVELLDSATVVSFVEDEEAFGAAIRERFRHLDVDGDGALSYTEMLKEFGSDEVCCAYETESNGKVDLEKFMRGMKKMMMAIAEGLGFLPIHMALQKDGLLMKAVQREAAAMVDA; encoded by the coding sequence ATGAGCGTAGAATTGCTAGACAGCGCCACCGTAGTGAGCTTCGTGGAGGACGAGGAAGCCTTCGGCGCCGCCATTAGGGAGCGTTTCAGGCACCTTGACGTCGACGGCGATGGCGCGCTGTCGTACACAGAGATGTTGAAGGAGTTTGGAAGCGATGAGGTTTGTTGTGCGTACGAAACGGAGTCGAATGGAAAAGTTGATTTGGAGAAGTTCATGAGgggaatgaagaagatgatgatggcCATTGCTGAGGGATTAGGGTTCTTGCCGATTCATATGGCGCTGCAAAAAGATGGGTTGTTGATGAAAGCTGTTCAGAGAGAAGCCGCCGCCATGGTAGATGCTTga